The genomic DNA GAGCGAGCGGTAGGTCACAAAACCGGTGGTCCCGACAACCCGCGTGGTTTCCACGGGCCAGACGCCGGCGACCTCGTCCTGCAGTGCCAGCCGGCTGAACAGGGTGCAGCCGCTCACCAGGTCGACGTCGATCACCTGCTGCACGCCGCGCTCGTCGACGGCCAGGTTGGGGCTGTTCAGGTTCATCGAAATGGACACCGGAAAATAGGGGTCATTGGAGCCGCAACCCGCCAACACCGGAAGGACAAGCAACCAAAGAAAGGCCAGAATTCTTTTTGATGCATCGTGCATGGAGCGCCAAGCGTAGTCCCACCCGCCCTGCGCCAGCAACAATTTGCGAAGCAGAGCCGCCCGAGGGCAAGGACGGGACATTTTTTCCGAATCTTCACATGCTCGTCGTGACAGTTTTGGCTCTCCGTGCCCTTAGGGGGGCTTCTGCATGAGTCTCCCGGATGCTCACCAAATTCATAAGTAATTTCAATCACTTATGTCACATTTCTCAAGTAACGCCGACACAGTCGCGCAAATGGCCTGATTCCGGAGGGATTCACAACTTTACCCACAACTGTGGATAACTCCTGTGAAAACATTAAAATTGAATTATCCAAGTAATTTCAGGAAGTTAACGAAAGTTGTTCTTTTTTCTTGCATCCCGTTGGGGGTCGAATAGACTGCCGTCCTGTCAGTGGTTTGGGTCTTTTTCTCCCCTCTGACTGGCTTGGGAAGAGCCGGTGGGAACTGGCGGCAAAATTCGGGAAAATGGTGATTTTTTCCCCGGTTTCGTCGTCGGAATGGGAGGTTATTCGCCCTGTTGTACTGACAGGGCGTTTGTTTTTGGTGGGAAGTTTTCATCCACGTTTGAACATTCTGGGATCGGGTCCAAAGACCTTGCGTAAACACGTCGAAATTTGTCCCTCGAAGTGCGGCTAACCGTCCGTAATTCGTAGGCTTTTTCGACTTATTCACAGTTGTGGGCAAAGTGTGGGGAAAACTCCCCCTCGCCAGGCCGCACACCGGGGGAAATGCACGTAAAATGGAGAACCTCTGGGAACGCTCGCTTCCGCTTTTCCAACAGTCCATGAAGGACTCGACCTTTGATCGATGGGTTCGCCCCATTCGTTTCGGTCGGCTCGAAGGCGAGCGCATGTACCTCCAGGTTCCCAGCGTCTTCTTCAAGGACTACCTGCAGGAAGGTTTCCTCGATCTCTTCCAGAACAAGATCTACGAATCGTTTGCCGAGCGCTACCAGATCGTGCTGGAAGTCGCTGCGGACGATCCCGCGCGCGCCGGCAACGGTCACAACCCGGCCCAGAGCACCGCGCCCTCGCGCCCGCCCCAGCCGGTGCCCCCGCATCGCAACCCCAGCGCCGCGCGTGAGCGCGTCATCGGCAACCGGCTGAGTCCGCGCTACGTGTTCGAGAACTTCGTCGTGGGCAAGTCCAATGACTTCGCCCATGCCGCCTGCCGGGCGGTGGCCGACAACCCGCATCGCAATGACTACAACCCGCTGTTCATCTTCGGCGGCGTGGGCCTTGGCAAGACGCACCTTGTGAACGCCATCGGCAACCGAATTCTGGACCAGCATCCGAACCTTCGAATTGTTTATGTCTCCAGTGAGAATTTCACCAACGAAGTGGTCAGCTCCATCCAGCACCACAAGATGGAGGAGTTCAAGAAGAAGTATCGCCGCGACTGCGACATCCTGCTGATCGACGACATCCAGTTCATCGCCGGCAAGGAAACCACCCAGGAAGAGTTTTTCCATACCTTCGAAGAGCTTCACCACCAGGGCAAACAGATCGTCGTGACCTCAGACAAGCCCGCGCGCGAGATTGGCGGCCTCGAAGAACGTCTCAAGAGCCGCCTCGACTGGGGCCTCTCCGTGGACATTCAGCCCCCCGAGCTGGAGACCCGCATCGCGATCCTCCGCCGCAAGGCCGAGACCTTCGGCTTCAACATGGGTGATGACGTCGCCGACTTCCTGGCAACCTATTGCGGCAACAACATGCGCGAGCTTGAGGGCTCTCTGAACCGCGTCATGGCCTACTGCGAGCTCTCCCAGCGTCCAGCCAGCCTGGAATTGGTGCAGGAGCTCTTCCAGCACGCCGTTGCCGAGCGCAACCGCAAGCCGACGATCGAGAACATCCAGAAACTTGTGGCCGAACAGTTCAATGTGAAGATTTCCGACATCAAGGGTCCGCGGAAGCACAAGATCGTTGCGCTTCCGCGTCAGGTTGCCATGTTCCTGTGCCGCAAGCTCACGGGCGCATCCTTCCCCGAAATCGGTGAAAAATTCGGCGGCCGCGATCACTCGACTGTGATTTACGCCTGCGAAAAGATCGACAATGCAATGAAACAGGACCTCAACCTGCGCCATCGGCTCCAGACGATCGAGCAAGCGCTCAATCATCCGGCTTGAGTCGCGCACCGGTCCAAAGTCCATCCGCCCGCCTAGCAAATGCCTGGCGGGCTGTTTCGCCTTGTACGACGCTGGCAAGGTCCAGGCCCCGATCAGAGCCCGACGCTGCCTCAAAACACGTCGAATTGGGCACAAACCTGGGGATGAACACGTTGACGGGCCGGAAAAGGCTGGGGTACAAACACAAGGCTTCCACAGGAGCCGACCCGACCAGCGGAAGTTCGGCAGTTTCCCGGAAATTACTCCACGGGAACTACTTCGGCGAACCTATGGAAACGAGGGGGGTTTTTCCGGATCTAAACAGTTCCACAGGCTCTACTACTACTACTGGTTTAATTAATAAAAATAAGAAGAGTAAGAGTAGAGAACTCCACATCCGGAGCCCGCAGGGAAAGTAACCATGCAATTGACCATCTCCAAGCAAGATCTACTCGCCGGCTTGACCGCCACCCAGGGCATCATTGAGAAGCGCAACACCATGCCGATTCTCTCCAACGTATTGATGGATGCCGATGACAAGCGCCTGCGAATGGTTGCCACCGACCTTGAAATCGGTGTGCGGCTCGAAGTGCCGGCGAAGGTGAAGTCCGCCGGAAAAATTACCGTGCCGGCCAGAAAGCTCCTCGACATCGTCAAGGAACTCCCCGATCAGGATCTGGAGTTCAAGCTTGTCGAGAATCAGCAGCTCGAGTTCAAGGTAGGCAAGTTCCGCTCTCGCATCGCGGGGCTTCCGGCCGACGAATATCCGAACCTGCCAAGCTACGAGGACGGGAAGTTCTTTGAGGTCGGCAGTGAGGCGCTCAAGCGGATGGTTGCACGCACGCGCTATGCCGTTTCTACGGACGAGACACGCTACAACCTCAACGGCATCTATTTTGAGAAGGCTGAAAAGGGCAAGCTGCTGCGTCTTGTTGCCACTGACGGGCACCGTCTGGCGATGACCGACAGCAGCGAAATGGGCGACCTGGGTGATGGCTGGGGTGAGCGCGGGCTGATCGTGCCGCGCAAGGCAATTGCCGAGCTCCAGAAGATGCTCGACCACAACGAAAAGA from Chrysiogenia bacterium includes the following:
- the dnaA gene encoding chromosomal replication initiator protein DnaA — protein: MENLWERSLPLFQQSMKDSTFDRWVRPIRFGRLEGERMYLQVPSVFFKDYLQEGFLDLFQNKIYESFAERYQIVLEVAADDPARAGNGHNPAQSTAPSRPPQPVPPHRNPSAARERVIGNRLSPRYVFENFVVGKSNDFAHAACRAVADNPHRNDYNPLFIFGGVGLGKTHLVNAIGNRILDQHPNLRIVYVSSENFTNEVVSSIQHHKMEEFKKKYRRDCDILLIDDIQFIAGKETTQEEFFHTFEELHHQGKQIVVTSDKPAREIGGLEERLKSRLDWGLSVDIQPPELETRIAILRRKAETFGFNMGDDVADFLATYCGNNMRELEGSLNRVMAYCELSQRPASLELVQELFQHAVAERNRKPTIENIQKLVAEQFNVKISDIKGPRKHKIVALPRQVAMFLCRKLTGASFPEIGEKFGGRDHSTVIYACEKIDNAMKQDLNLRHRLQTIEQALNHPA
- the dnaN gene encoding DNA polymerase III subunit beta, with translation MQLTISKQDLLAGLTATQGIIEKRNTMPILSNVLMDADDKRLRMVATDLEIGVRLEVPAKVKSAGKITVPARKLLDIVKELPDQDLEFKLVENQQLEFKVGKFRSRIAGLPADEYPNLPSYEDGKFFEVGSEALKRMVARTRYAVSTDETRYNLNGIYFEKAEKGKLLRLVATDGHRLAMTDSSEMGDLGDGWGERGLIVPRKAIAELQKMLDHNEK